The Meriones unguiculatus strain TT.TT164.6M chromosome 3, Bangor_MerUng_6.1, whole genome shotgun sequence genomic sequence ACAGCAGAACCACAAACAGCTGagcccaatttttaaaaaaattttaaatactttaatttaaatgaatataaaaatagaattaagaGGCTTTTCTTTGTGGTTAAGCCAGAGTAGAAGATAggcagatatttttttaaatgtaaaaaaaaaattatattagtttgtttactttacatcccaagggcatcccttcccttccctcccccagttctcccttcttccctcctcccctcccctctccttttccccctaGAAAAGGGGAAACCCCTCCCCCtgtattaaccttccccagcacatcaagtcacatcaggcctgagcatatcttcatctcctgaggccagacaaggaggTGTTGCCAGggtgaagtgatccaaaagcaggcaatagaagcATGtaagcactctgggagacagaagcaagtggatctctgagtgcgagaccaacctggtctacaaagtaagtccaggacaatccaggctacacagagaaacctgcattaaaaaaacaaaaaccaaagccaaacaaacaaacgaacaaacaaacaataataactCTAGACTTCATCCAACAAATGACCTTCTCTGCTAACTTGAACTAAGTCTCCTTGAGTAAAAGGATGATTCAGAGCTGGGGTTGAAGAGTTACCAACCCAATTTATTGACTCCCACAATTGTGAGCTCCACGAAGATTTATGGTTTGATTTTTTTatgcatttaatttaaaattaaaattactaaaCAACAAAAGAACTGATGAGTGATAACAATCTTTAATCTACCTCCCTTTAACTCATTTgtttaattatcttttaaaatgttttggtaTAATTGTATAAATTATCTTGTTTTAGAAtttgaattagaaacaaattaccTTTGAAATTATTGTAATTTCCAGCCTCATGTGCAGGGGGCAACTTCTGTTGTTATTTCATTATGTTATCcctgggaaaatatttttagttattaaaaaaaaaacttacatttttAAGAGCCCAAAGTAAGAGAGCTACAAAGTAAACCCTCATAGTTAGGCATTAtgacagctgttttttttttttttatgtcttttaatCTAGACACatttcaaatccaagaacaaaaaATCGAAGCcacaagaacaaaaaagaaatatacattATCCCATCATGCTTCACCTTTTACCTGCCTAAACATGTCACCCCCCAAATGGTGAAATGTGTAAATTTGAAAGTAGCCTCTCATTCATCCAACAGAAAACTTTTTAAACTCTTTGGGACAGTGTTGCCCAGAAGTACTTTAGATGTCTGTTATCCTGTGGGAAAGTCAGAGTCCTCTGATGGGTAATGGTCGGATGGACACAAGAGCTATGCTTGGTGTATAGGCTGCATAATTCATGCATAACTTGGGACATTAAAAGTGTGTTTTTGCCTCTTCCCTGTAAACCTAAAGGCTGCACAGGCTTAAGGTGCTTGTAATTTGAAGATGAGTTCCCAGAAAGGCAATGTGACTCTGTCTAGGCCTCAGAAGCACCAGAATACGTTCACCTTCAAAAATGACAAGTTTGATAAGAGTGTTCAGACCAAGACAATTAATGCAAAGCTTCATGATGGCGTTTGTCAGCCCTGCAAAGAAGTTCTTGAATGGAGTATAAAATACAGCAAATACAAACCACTGTCAAAGCCTAACACATGTGTTAAATGTTCACAGAAGGCAGTAAAGGACTCTTACCACATAATGTGTAGACCATGTGCTTATGAACTTCAAGTTTGTGCaaaatgtggaaagaaagaagatattgTTATTCCATTTAATAAAGAAATTTCAGAAAGTTCTGAAAATCAAGGTTTTAACCATGGAAGAAGCTGCAAAAGGAAAGAAGATAGTGATGAGGACTTTGGTGCTGAGGCTGACTCAGATGGCGGGGATGGAGACACTCATGCCTGACAGCATGGAGTCAGCTGCAGAGGGCTCAGCAAATGCACTGACACCCTAAGGAGGGAGTCAGGAAAGGCTATTTGTTAGGCAGAACTGGATCATGAGCAACACCAATTATAACATTTGAGTAACAGAAACTTTCAGGTTTCTGCATATACAGAAACCTGCATATACAGAATATGCATGGAAACACAGCGGCCTGTTGTGTAATCTATGGAAATTGTCTAGGAAAACATATTAGCTAATGTCAAATTATCAGTGCTGAGAACTGGTGATTGCATCAGAACTAGCTCATGAAAAACTAAGATGGTTGGCTTAGGTTGCCTTTCCATAGCTTAATCTCAAGTGTGTGGCTTCCTTAGCAAAAGCCCCCTTACAGCTTACAAAgcaaatacattatttttatatactcAAAATCATGTGTTGTGattttccttcaaaaatatttatatatatatatttcttcctttttttccctttatcttttctagtttagaaatatataagaaaaaaaatatagttactaactagaaaggaaaaaaatccaacattcatg encodes the following:
- the LOC110555462 gene encoding uncharacterized protein C9orf85 homolog — its product is MSSQKGNVTLSRPQKHQNTFTFKNDKFDKSVQTKTINAKLHDGVCQPCKEVLEWSIKYSKYKPLSKPNTCVKCSQKAVKDSYHIMCRPCAYELQVCAKCGKKEDIVIPFNKEISESSENQGFNHGRSCKRKEDSDEDFGAEADSDGGDGDTHA